A single region of the Stigmatopora argus isolate UIUO_Sarg chromosome 6, RoL_Sarg_1.0, whole genome shotgun sequence genome encodes:
- the LOC144075585 gene encoding putative peptidyl-tRNA hydrolase 2 isoform X2, which translates to MESSKHPRPSDCANEDVNPVYLQQLRDLDIPEEAAKQALLRTMNVSAEDAAIYYFNKLDNEEENEDFMYKMVFVVNIDLSMGVGKVAAQVGHASVSLYQTLQEKNSWREMARKWTYSGAKKIVVQGMNAAHLLDLQAQAMSLYLPTHLVQDAGLTQV; encoded by the exons ATGGAGTCATCAAAGCACCCAAGACCCTCAGACTGTGCAAATGAGGATGTTAATCCTGTTTATCTTCAGCAACTTCGGGACCTGGATATTCCAGAAGAGGCAGCTAAACAG GCACTCCTGCGTACTATGAATGTTTCTGCTGAGGATGCGGCCATCTACTACTTCAATAAACTGGATAATGAG GAGGAAAATGAGGACTTCATGTATAAAATGGTGTTCGTGGTCAACATAGACCTTTCTATGGGCGTTGGAAAG GTTGCTGCTCAGGTTGGACATGCTTCTGTTTCTTTGTACCAGACTCTGCAGGAGAAAAACAGCTGGAGAGAGATGGCCAGGAAGTGGACTTACAGTGG GGCCAAGAAAATTGTGGTCCAGGGCATGAATGCGGCCCATCTCTTAGACCTGCAGGCCCAGGCTATGAGCCTCTATCTGCCTACTCACTTGGTTCAGGATGCAGGACTTACTCAG gtgtga
- the LOC144075585 gene encoding putative peptidyl-tRNA hydrolase 2 isoform X1: MESSKHPRPSDCANEDVNPVYLQQLRDLDIPEEAAKQALLRTMNVSAEDAAIYYFNKLDNEEENEDFMYKMVFVVNIDLSMGVGKVAAQVGHASVSLYQTLQEKNSWREMARKWTYSGAKKIVVQGMNAAHLLDLQAQAMSLYLPTHLVQDAGLTQVPSGSHTVLAIMGEEDMVNDVTGSLKLL, translated from the exons ATGGAGTCATCAAAGCACCCAAGACCCTCAGACTGTGCAAATGAGGATGTTAATCCTGTTTATCTTCAGCAACTTCGGGACCTGGATATTCCAGAAGAGGCAGCTAAACAG GCACTCCTGCGTACTATGAATGTTTCTGCTGAGGATGCGGCCATCTACTACTTCAATAAACTGGATAATGAG GAGGAAAATGAGGACTTCATGTATAAAATGGTGTTCGTGGTCAACATAGACCTTTCTATGGGCGTTGGAAAG GTTGCTGCTCAGGTTGGACATGCTTCTGTTTCTTTGTACCAGACTCTGCAGGAGAAAAACAGCTGGAGAGAGATGGCCAGGAAGTGGACTTACAGTGG GGCCAAGAAAATTGTGGTCCAGGGCATGAATGCGGCCCATCTCTTAGACCTGCAGGCCCAGGCTATGAGCCTCTATCTGCCTACTCACTTGGTTCAGGATGCAGGACTTACTCAG GTGCCGTCTGGTTCCCATACTGTTTTGGCTATTATGGGTGAGGAGGACATGGTGAATGATGTAACAGGGAGTCTGAAGCTGCTCTGA